CGAGTATGGTGAGCTTCATATCTGTTGATACCTGGACGTGACCGTTGATAATTCTGGCTTTTCTGGCAGTTACCGATGGAGTTTGGCGCGTCTAAAATCCGAGATCGCGTTCAATTTCCTCCATTTCGATAATGTCGTGTGCCTCGATTTTTGTCGGGACTACCGAAAGTTTGTCAGAAACCTTATTGAAGTCGATGTCCCGGGCGACTACAACAAACGACTTTCCGGCTTTCCGGTGCGCATTGGACAATGGCAGGAAACCGTTAATTTCTTTTACCGAAAGTCCTTCCAGATTGGAAATATCAATAATAAGATGCTGTTCTTCAAAAGACTTGCACTCGTGCGTGATTTTCATCAGGAAAGCCGTGAAATCACCTTCAGTTTCCCTGATTGTGGTGATGTTCGCTTTCTTTTCTACTTTCATTTTATGCGGAATTGGTGACGTAGCTAAGATAATGATTTTTCGTACTTATCTGATCTTGGAGGCCAAAAGATAAATCACCGCCATGCGCACCGCCACGCCGTTCTCAACCTGGTCTAAAATCACTGACTGCCCGGAATCGGCTACATCCGACGTAATTTCAACGCCGCGGTTGATGGGCCCCGGGTGCATGATGACGATTTCTTTGGAAAGTGACCCGAGCAACGCCTTGTCTACCCCGTATTGCTGTGCATATTCGCGTGTGGAAGGAAAATAATTGACGTCCATACGTTCGTTCTGGACACGGAGCATGTTGGCCACGTCACACCACTCCAACGCCTTGCGCAAATTGGGTTCTACCGTCACGCCGAGGCTTTGGATGTATTTCGGGATCAGCGTTTTGGGCCCACAGACCTTCACCTCGGCGCCCTGCATCTGCAGCGCATAGATATTGGACAGCGCAACCCGCGAATGCAATATATCACCCACGATGACAACTTTCTTTCCGCCAACCCCGCCTAACTTTTCACGGATGGAATAACTGTCGAGCAATCCCTGCGTAGGGTGCTCATGGGCGCCGTCTCCGGCATTGATGATGCTGGCCTTGACATGCTGTGACAGAAAATACGCGGCACCGGGATTGGCATGACGCATCACGACCATGTCCACTTTCATCGCCAGTATGTTGTTGACCGTGTCTATCAGTGTTTCGCCTTTCTTAACAGAGGATTGCGCCGCCGAAAAACTGATGACGTCGGCGGACAGCCTTTTCTGCGCGAGTTCAAAAGACAGTTTAGTACGCGTGCTGTTCTCGAAAAAGATATTGGCTATGGTGATGTCGCGTAATGAAGGGACTTTCTTGATCGGGCGGTTAATGACTTCCTTAAAATGATCGGCGGTTTCAAAAATCAGGTCAATGTCATCCTTGGTGATGTACTTGATTCCGAGTAAATGATTTACGCTTAATTCTTTCATTTCAATTAATTTCTGATTAGATACACGGCATCTTCGCCTTCATTTTCCGCCCAGCACACACTCACTTTTTCATTGTTGATGGCATCAACCTGCCGTCCGCGATAATCGGGTTGTATGGGCAGGTCGCGGCTGAAACGCCTGTCAATCAGCACGAGGAGTTCAATTGCCGATGGCCGCCCAAACGATTGGATCGCAGTAAGCGCGGAACGGATGCTGCGTCCGGTAAATAACACGTCATCGATGAAAATAACCTTTTTATCCTCTACCAAAAAATCAATGTCGGTCTTGTTGGCTTCGAGCGGCTTGCCCGTACGGCGGAAATCGTCCCGGAAAAAAGTGATGTCCAGATATCCGATCGAGATGTTGCTGACCTGATACTCTTCTTCGAGCATGACCTTAAGCCTTTTGGCCAAAAAGGCGCCGCGCGGCTGGATGCCGATGAGGATCGTATCTGTAAAATCGAGGTGTTTTTCAATCAGCTGGCAGGCCAAACGGTGCAGGATGATATTGACTTCCTTTGAAGTAAGCAATATTTTTTGGCTCATAAGGATGCGTGTGTTTGGTTTGTAAAAGTACTGAAATAAGCGATACGTGAAAAATTTATTTAACGCTTAAAATTTCATTTTTGCTTGCCTTTTAACTTATGCATCTGATAAAAATCATTACTTTTAAAGCCTCGAATCTTTTGTGTAAAGCCATGACTATTTTCCTTACAGATGATGACAGCGATGACTGCCTGCTTTTTTCGGAAGCGCTGCGCGAATCGCATTCAGGGGTGACACTGAATGTAACCACGGATGGCGTCAGGTTAATGGAAATGCTGCATGGCGCGCCGCTGATGACTCCGATGGTGTTGTTCCTTGACCTGAATATGCCCCGCAAAAATGGTTTTGAATGTCTTGAGGAAATCCGGAAATCGCCGAACCTCAAAGATATCCCGGTGATCATTTTTTCAACCTCATCCAATACCGATATCATTGACCGCACGTACAGGCAGGGCGCCAATTACTTCATTTCAAAGCCCAATTCTTTTGTGTTGCTCAAAAAAGCCATCGGGCTCATCCTGTCCTTCGATCCCACGCAGCTCCAAAGCAAGCCGCTTCGTGAACAATACGTGATTAATGTAGCCTGACCCGGATGAGGAAACCGAAGCATATACAAATCAGGGTCATTTTCATCTTTGCGGTTGTTTTCCTGCTTTCCCTTTCGATTTATTGCTACACCCGGATCAATGAACTCACGAAATCCTACTACCTGGTCGACCACACCAACTTTGTCAAGCTGGAACTGGAAAAATACGGCTCTACGGTTAAGGATATCGAATCAGCCCAACGCGGATAT
The nucleotide sequence above comes from Flavobacterium magnum. Encoded proteins:
- a CDS encoding ribonuclease Z; this translates as MKVEKKANITTIRETEGDFTAFLMKITHECKSFEEQHLIIDISNLEGLSVKEINGFLPLSNAHRKAGKSFVVVARDIDFNKVSDKLSVVPTKIEAHDIIEMEEIERDLGF
- a CDS encoding aspartate carbamoyltransferase catalytic subunit; the protein is MKELSVNHLLGIKYITKDDIDLIFETADHFKEVINRPIKKVPSLRDITIANIFFENSTRTKLSFELAQKRLSADVISFSAAQSSVKKGETLIDTVNNILAMKVDMVVMRHANPGAAYFLSQHVKASIINAGDGAHEHPTQGLLDSYSIREKLGGVGGKKVVIVGDILHSRVALSNIYALQMQGAEVKVCGPKTLIPKYIQSLGVTVEPNLRKALEWCDVANMLRVQNERMDVNYFPSTREYAQQYGVDKALLGSLSKEIVIMHPGPINRGVEITSDVADSGQSVILDQVENGVAVRMAVIYLLASKIR
- the pyrR gene encoding bifunctional pyr operon transcriptional regulator/uracil phosphoribosyltransferase PyrR, translated to MSQKILLTSKEVNIILHRLACQLIEKHLDFTDTILIGIQPRGAFLAKRLKVMLEEEYQVSNISIGYLDITFFRDDFRRTGKPLEANKTDIDFLVEDKKVIFIDDVLFTGRSIRSALTAIQSFGRPSAIELLVLIDRRFSRDLPIQPDYRGRQVDAINNEKVSVCWAENEGEDAVYLIRN
- a CDS encoding response regulator, yielding MHLIKIITFKASNLLCKAMTIFLTDDDSDDCLLFSEALRESHSGVTLNVTTDGVRLMEMLHGAPLMTPMVLFLDLNMPRKNGFECLEEIRKSPNLKDIPVIIFSTSSNTDIIDRTYRQGANYFISKPNSFVLLKKAIGLILSFDPTQLQSKPLREQYVINVA